In the genome of Candidatus Baltobacteraceae bacterium, one region contains:
- a CDS encoding helix-turn-helix transcriptional regulator, whose amino-acid sequence MTQFAKSFILWLVLNRDELYKKLADGIRKHRETEDLSQEDLASRAGLSRAQLANIEKQRQRPPLDVLYKLAGALNVDVTELLPRQDEVIAVADQVTMDYAGDTVNVTPAAASYLRGLGNSQNR is encoded by the coding sequence TTGACACAATTTGCCAAAAGTTTTATACTTTGGTTGGTGTTAAATAGAGATGAATTGTACAAAAAGCTAGCGGACGGCATTCGAAAGCATCGAGAAACAGAAGATTTAAGCCAAGAAGATCTTGCTAGCCGCGCAGGTTTGAGCAGAGCACAACTTGCCAATATCGAAAAGCAGCGCCAGCGTCCACCGCTTGATGTCCTTTACAAGCTCGCCGGCGCGCTTAATGTAGACGTTACCGAACTCCTGCCTCGCCAGGATGAGGTCATAGCAGTCGCCGACCAGGTTACCATGGACTACGCTGGCGATACGGTTAACGTGACTCCCGCGGCGGCCAGCTATCTCAGGGGCCTCGGGAACTCGCAGAATCGCTGA